The following coding sequences lie in one Crassostrea angulata isolate pt1a10 chromosome 10, ASM2561291v2, whole genome shotgun sequence genomic window:
- the LOC128165781 gene encoding uncharacterized protein LOC128165781 has translation MIKKKKRIHAVLYKYSCYMEFYIKYLEVQADIFQTEDNNKTWKNDGEDSLLCMNDGDSTDEDFSSVDDHEDDSVSSLDEKEFSSSSDSDSTFSCDADEFKDTPVVDYEDVEMMMLSCFLRNNFSASSSKDVLITMKKAFPDCKPLQELQYDNLWKHLNADYAHEVHYCEKCFNIFPENPEITQCRQCDGPRYKHGMNGSQLPRASFVFANMKTQLKNLLQSPGIWDDIKENKERLTERHLKTPFILTDLTDGHVYKTLTAEGNFLDKNNNLTALINTDGLSLYSSSKIQLWPVFVAINEMTPSLRFARENIILAGIWQGKGKPPMQQYLEPLCAMFNDLYENGIVIDLDDIETNVKLKVLCGTYDLPAKSSLLNMTQYNGSDSCITCEESGKIVKQGKGHCRSFPYRENPCPKRNQETVTICMRNGTSANRIKGFKGESALLNLKDFDIVAGCPPDYMHGALLGVTKSLLHKWLSPTESKKPYFVGKSLKTISKRMIGIQPPQYMERLPRDLEKNYNHFKATELQAWLLYYAVPCLQGILPDIFLEHFALLSEGVYLLLKDHITEEDLERAETVLKIFYRQFCTLYPEGTCGLNVHNIGTHYTYYVRMMGPLWAWSCFPFEDCNSMLTKAVHGTGNVTHQIMKIKEAQTLLRNSLHLNTSGKERRNWKLKRMMNCEIAGAIQQISDEHHKDIILNILDSNLEEVSEIKKVDRIQLDGKKMYSDSYTRMKRRCCHVYITKHNKFVFVIYYVLHVQTRLVFAFVQPLQLQPWSLGFSYAGKHFQIATTVDTYDLILADHLLDNVWFIDVKDVNIQKFVVIAPNSHGHAIFK, from the exons atgattaaaaaaaaaaaaagaattcatgcAGTATTGTACAAATATAGTTGTTATATGGAAttctatatcaaatatttagagGTCCAGGCAGATATTTTCCAGACGGAGGATAACAACAAAACATGGAAAAATGACGGAGAAGACAGTTTGTTATGTATGAATGATGGAGATAGCACTGATGAAGATTTTTCCAGTGTTGATGATCATGAAGATGACTCTGTCTCCTCATTGGACGAAAAGGAATTTTCAAGTTCTTCAGATTCAGACTCCACATTTTCTTGTGATGCTGATGAATTTAAAGACACACCAGTTGTTGACTATGAAGATGTTGAAATGATGATGTTATCTTGTTTCTTAAGGAACAATTTTTCTGCTAGTTCAAGTAAGGATGTTTTAATAACTATGAAGAAAGCATTTCCAGACTGCAAACCATTACAAGAACTACAGTATGATAATTTGTGGAAACATCTGAATGCAGATTATGCACATGAAGTACATTACTGTGAAAAgtgtttcaacattttccctgaGAATCCAGAAATTACGCAGTGCAGACAGTGTGATGGTCCTCGATATAAACATGGGATGAATGGATCACAACTTCCTCGTGCTAGCTTTGTATTTGCCAACATGAAAACACAGTTAAAGAATTTATTGCAGTCTCCAG gAATTTGGGAtgacataaaagaaaacaaagaaagacTTACAGAAAGGCACTTGAAAACCCCATTCATTTTGACGGATTTAACGGATGGCCATGTTTACAAGACATTAACAGCTGAAGgaaattttttagataaaaacaacaatttaacaGCACTGATAAACACAGATGGACTGAGCCTTTATTCATCATCTAAAATACAACTTTGGCCTGTTTTTGTAGCTATAAATGAAATGACTCCAAGTCTCAGATTTGCAAGGGAGAACATAATTCTAGCAGGAATTTGGCAAGGCAAGGGAAAGCCACCTATGCAGCAGTATTTAGAACCTCTGTGTGCTATGTTTAATGATCTGTATGAAAATGGTATTGTAATTGATCTGGATGACATAGAGACCAATGTGAAATTGAAAGTGTTGTGTGGGACCTATGACCTGCCTGCTAAATCATCCCTTTTAAACATGACACAGTATAATGGCAGCGATTCCTGTATTACATGTGAAGAATCAGGAAAAATAGTGAAACAGGGTAAAGGGCATTGCAGAAGTTTCCCTTACAGAGAAAATCCTTGTCCTAAACGAAATCAAGAGACAGTTACCATATGTATGAGAAACGGTACCAGTGCCAACCGCATAAAAGGATTTAAAGGTGAATCAGCATTGCTCAACCTTAAAGATTTTGATATTGTAGCAGGTTGTCCCCCAGATTATATGCATGGTGCATTGCTAGGGGTaacaaaatctttattgcaTAAATGGTTATCTCCAACAGAAAGTAAAAAACCCTATTTTGTAGGGAAAAGTTTGAAAACAATATCAAAACGAATGATTGGAATACAACCACCCCAATACATGGAAAGGTTACCAAGAGacctagaaaaaaattataatcattttaagGCAACTGAATTACAAGCTTGgctattatattatgctgttcCGTGCCTGCAGGGAATCCTACCAGATATCTTTTTGGAGCATTTTGCTCTTCTTTCCGAAGGAGTTTACTTACTTTTAAAAGACCACATAACAGAAGAAGATCTGGAAAGGGCAGAAACTGTCTTAAAGATATTTTACAGACAATTTTGCACGTTATACCCTGAAGGAACATGTGGGCTAAATGTACATAACATAGGAACACATTACACATACTATGTTCGTATGATGGGTCCTCTTTGGGCGTGGAGTTGTTTCCCTTTTGAGGATTGCAACTCTATGTTAACAAAAGCAGTACATGGCACGGGTAATGTGACTcatcaaattatgaaaattaaagaaGCTCAGACTCTACTGCGAAATAGTCTTCATTTGAATACTTCtggaaaagaaagaagaaattggAAGTTGAAAAGAATGATGAACTGTGAAATTGCTGGTGCAATACAACAGATTTCTGATGAACACCACAAAgatatcattttgaatattttggatTCAAATCTAGAGGAAGTTTCCGAAATCAAGAAAGTTGACAGAATCCAACTTGATGGCAAAAAGATGTACTCTGACAGTTACACTCGAATGAAGAGGAGATGTTGTCATGTGTACATTACAAAACACAACAAATTTGTGTTTGTCATTTATTATGTCTTACATGTACAGACAAGGCTAGTATTTGCGTTTGTGCAACCATTACAGCTACAACCATGGAGTTTGGGATTCTCCTATGCTGGCAAACATTTCCAAATTGCAACTACAGTCGATACATATGATTTGATTTTGGCTGATCATCTATTAGACAATGTTTGGTTTATCGATgtaaaagatgttaatatacaaaaatttGTTGTTATAGCACCAAATTCCCATGGACATGCTATTTTCAAGTGA
- the LOC128167440 gene encoding ATP-dependent DNA helicase RecQ-like, with product MGADLRNVKHVIHAGPPTSPEVYVQEVGRAGRDGQAAEAKLYFNNSDLAEKPIDNSMIEFIRSKSCRRQHLSAYFDAPFESVDNCCDVCCKEGANVIGFKVPSLEQRHYVRLSLQTYINADPSGELGFIMSEEKVQIIVDCFEFIKDESYLSKLLNSSVPESVSSSLFAILSSFQND from the exons ATGGGTGCCGACCTTCGAAATGTGAAGCATGTAATTCATGCTGGCCCACCAACCAGTCCAGAAG TCTATGTACAAGAGGTTGGACGAGCTGGAAGAGATGGCCAGGCAGCAGAAGCCAAGTTATATTTCAATAACTCTGATCTAGCAGAGAAGCCTATTGATAACAGTATGATAGAGTTCATTAGATCAAAGTCATGCAGGAGACAGCATCTAtctgcatattttgatgcaCCCTTTGAAAGTGTGGATAACTGTTGCGATGTTTGTTGTAAGGAAGGAGCAAATGTTATTGGTTTTAAGGTTCCTTCGCTGGAACAAAGGCATTATGTTAGACTTTCTCTTCAGACATACATAAATGCCGACCCTTCAGGAGAGTTAGGATTTATTATGTCTGAAGAAAAAGTCCAGATTATTGTTGATTGTTTTGAATTCATTAAAGATGAATCATATCTTTCTAAATTGCTAAATTCAAGTGTTCCTGAGTCAGTTTCTAGTTCACTTTTTGCTATCTTATCATCATTTCAAAATGACTGA
- the LOC128166047 gene encoding uncharacterized protein LOC128166047 produces the protein MADKFAKENARNQQWTQEERGTLRTYVTKNCGVPLSNSEEFWQNCATHLSEVHGWSSTYTIQQADHSISLQDRADLLSAVTHGNANDIAAKVMAIKQTRKEVEKIVKDGINSDAALITNNKSVLYNKSFEDLQSFQWADVVGEMVVCQPTLANILLTVMSRNKVTTDSLSENLVPKLGLIYSILMQERYHKLSLVQRVLAIVLKDEQTHEKVFDRLEPIGITSSYSTLLRVIEEVGDSCYENILNELKNGKKYRLIGDNVNFRVGKKFQRSNEKQSQQYHWFASCAIIQNCEFSQYSDVPQGPVRGLDLTHILPSESDIAALKTNYTCHIAKVAKELIPALSFLATTDIRPEYPDIIQKKNGSILLPVQPLNEQCYSDVVKILDSYQEFVTEINEKSETSFDFIQIGGDQLTRERFSGAKTLRGGAYTAKERFENLYPISFELFHTSMNFLELMFKVLFKKKTFDKGTLNGEKVKLNRSSVHEDVKNHYDDDKDFVVSFVKSYIAAALMEFFGIKDRASTLTKNKPPSDPSELKKWQEEVLETFLNEYIFKRDQQITCTHKTLNLMLPDGTQIQIHIPLSNPHNPSTTNQDTKDDVYKYGVLVMELGLMFLEFQDVCKSPDRARLMTVMKCMMMMFKTVNNNSKYALEILRFLCFHQASYSLQTSYQSIHGLFVNTQGKLDSSIPADLHMEHMVKKTKSMLKSLGSNKTPEIIVKRSKALAGMDAISHHYDTDTNVILRSHHHKLKNANDDEIKMIQDIMEVNPFVYTPGRSFEFFKGLTSPLLFSINDNKYKAWVEHHKSILDYDSGK, from the exons atggcggacaaA TTTGCCAAGGAAAATGCACGGAATCAACAGTGGACTCAGGAAGAAAGAGGCACTCTAAGGACTTATGTAACTAAGAACTGTGGAGTGCCTCTTTCTAACTCTGAGGAGTTCTGGCAGAACTGTGCCACACACCTCTCTGAAGTGCATGGTTG GAGTTCAACATATACCATACAACAAGCAGACCATAGCATTAGCCTTCAAGACAGAGCAGATCTTTTAAGCGCAGTTACTCATGGTAATGCCAATGACATTGCAGCGAAAGTTATGGCAATCAAACAAACGCGAAAGGAAGTAGAAAAAATCGTCAAAGATGGTATCAATTCAGACGCTGCCTTAATTACAAATAATAAGTCTGTTTTGTATAACAAGTCTTTTGAAGATTTGCAGTCGTTTCAGTGGGCTGATGTTGTTGGTGAAATGGTTGTTTGCCAGCCTACTTTAGCAAATATATTGCTTACTGTTATGTCAAGAAATAAGGTGACGACAGACAGTCTCTCAGAAAACTTGGTGCCAAAACTTGGACTGATCTACAGCATATTAATGCAGGAACGGTACCATAAGCTGAGTTTGGTTCAGAGAGTTCTGGCTATTGTGCTGAAAGATGAACAGACTCATGAAAAG gtATTTGATCGATTGGAACCCATCGGCATAACAAGCTCCTACTCCACATTACTGAGGGTCATAGAGGAAGTTGGTGATAGCTGTTATGAAAACATTCTTAACGAACTAAAGAATGGAAAAAAGTACCGTCTCATAGGTGACAATGTGAATTTTCGTGTTGGAAAAAAGTTTCAACGTAGCAATGAAAAGCAAAGTCAACAGTACCACTGGTTTGCATCGTGTGCtattattcaaaattgtgaattttctCAATACTCTGATGTCCCTCAAGGACCAGTTAGAGGTCTTGATCTGACACATATATTACCATCTGAATCTGATATTGCTGCTCTGAAGACTAATTATACCTGTCACATTGCCAAAGTAGCTAAAGAACTTATTCCAGCATTGTCCTTTCTTGCTACAACTGATATTAGGCCTGAATACCCAGAcattattcaaaagaaaaatggaTCCATTCTCCTTCCTGTACAACCTTTAAATGAGCAATGCTACAGCGATGTAGTCAAAATTTTGGACTCTTATCAGGAATTTGTtacagaaataaatgaaaaatcagaaaCAAGTTTCGACTTTATCCAAATTGGTGGTGATCAGTTAACACGGGAAAGATTTTCAGGTGCAAAAACTCTTAGAGGTGGTGCATACACAGCCAAGGAAAGATTTGAGAATCTATATCCCATCAGTTTTGAACTATTCCATACATCAATGAACTTTCTTGAATTGATGTTTAAAGTActttttaagaagaaaacatTTGATAAAGGGACATTAAATGGAGAAAAAGTCAAGTTAAACAGATCCTCTGTACATGAAGATGTAAAAAATCATTATGATGATGACAAGGACTTTGTTGTGAGTTTTGTAAAATCCTACATAGCTGCCGCTCTAATGGAGTTTTTTGGCATTAAAGACAGGGCTTCAACTTTGACCAAAAATAAACCTCCATCCGACCCGTCAGAACTGAAAAAATGGCAGGAAGAAGTCCTTGAAACTTTCCttaatgaatatatattcaAGAGAGATCAGCAAATTACCTGCACACacaaaactttaaatttgaTGTTACCAGATGGGACACAGATTCAGATTCACATCCCATTATCAAATCCCCATAATCCAAGTACTACAAATCAAGATACAAAAGATGATGTATATAAGTATGGAGTGTTAGTGATGGAATTGGGATTAATGTTCCTAGAATTTCAGGATGTTTGCAAATCCCCAGATAGAGCTAGACTGATGACTGTTATGAAATGTATGATGATGATGTTTAAAACGGTGAACAATAACTCAAAATATGCTTTGGAAATTTTGCGTTTCCTTTGCTTTCACCAGGCATCATATAGCCTTCAGACTTCATATCAGTCAATTCATGGTCTGTTTGTGAATACACAGGGGAAACTAGACTCATCTATCCCTGCAGATCTGCATATGGAACACATGGTAAAAAAGACCAAAAGTATGCTTAAAAGCCTAGGATCAAACAAAACACctgaaattattgttaaaagatCAAAAGCGTTAGCTGGAATGGATGCCATCTCTCATCATTATGACACAGACACTAATGTAATTTTGAGATCTCATCACCACAAATTGAAAAATGCAAATGacgatgaaataaaaatgatacaagATATAATGGAAGTCAATCCATTTGTCTATACACCAGGAAGgagttttgaatttttcaaaggaCTAACTAGTCCTCTTCTGTTCTCTATCAATGACAATAAATACAAGGCCTGGGTGGAACATCATAAAAGTATACTGGACTATGACTCTGGAAAGTAG